In Vicia villosa cultivar HV-30 ecotype Madison, WI unplaced genomic scaffold, Vvil1.0 ctg.005691F_1_1, whole genome shotgun sequence, the genomic stretch AAGATACTTGGGAGTACCTCTCACTAGTAGGAAACTGTCTGTTATTCAATGTCAGCCTCTCATTGATAAAATGGTGGAGAGAATCCAACACTGGTCGGTAAAATTCCTGAGTTATGCGGGTAGACAACAACTGGTCCAAAGCGTACTCATGTCAATCTCGAGTTATTGGATGAGTGTGTTCCCATTAcctaagaaaataattcagaaaatTGAAGCTTTGTGTCGCAATTTTCTGTGGTCCGCGAAAACTGATGGGAGGAAAGCGTTGGTAGCATGGGAGCATCTTTGCGAACCGAGAAATGCAGGGGGCTTGAATTTCAAAAAGCTGCTCTTTTGGAACAGGGCTACTATTATGAAACTGCTATGGAACATCCATAATAAGAATGATAAACTGTGGATCCGTTGGCTggacatatattttatgaaaggTAACCCAATCCTCACTTGGCCGGTTAAGCATACTAGCTCCTGGATGATGAATTGTGTACTAAAGTGTCGTATATATACTCATAACAATGAGGCATGGGAGTCGGCCAATACCATGAAAAGATTCGATACTGCAACAGTATATAGAAGTATTTGTGGAGAGAGCAACAAGGTTCCTTGGAAacatttattttatcaaaaccaTGCGAGGCCACGAGCAAAGTTCATTCTATGGCTGGCTTTATGGGGGAGATTAGGCACCAAAGACAGGCTGGAAAAAATAGGGATCAATCATGATAAACATTGCTGTTTTTGCCTTCAGCATGAGACCATAAAtcatcttttctttgattgtgcaTTTACAGGTTTTGTGTGGCGTAATTTGTTGAGTTGGAATGGATATTTGCGCCAGGTTGCGGACTGGGACAAGGAGAAAAAATGGTTGTTTGCTGAGTTAGGAAAGAAGGGTTGGCGGCGTGAATTCTTACGAGTCACGTTGACGGAAACGGTCTACCATATTTGGAAGGACAGAAATGAGATCCTTTTTAAGGATAGGAGCCCAAACCTTGATGTTATTAGAAGAATCATTGATAGTGTCATAAGTAGATGTCTACTAGCAAGAAATTTGCAGAATCATATTAATGCTAGTAGAGATAGTATAAGCTAGTTTTGCTTTGTGTTGTTGGTTATTTTGGGCCTGGATCTTAGGATCGGCTTGTTTTATCGGTTTTGGAAATtaataaaagtttttcttttccaaaaaaaaacatataagaagaaaaaacaaaaataatgtctattatcaaaataatatttaaattattaatttcatatatactatattaacagttaattaattttaaacaattaaacatacaAAGATATCCCTCCGAATGGAGAAAATTTAAACAATGACCTTCAAATACCACTTATCTAAAAGAGATACACTAGTCTAATGTGTAGCATCTCTAAATCTCCCAAACTCTTAGGATTGcacatatttaataacaatattaaaatattatgaagTCTCACACCCCCTCGACATTTTATGGTATACTATATTAGCTTATGCAGTTAACTGTTACTACGAAGCATATAAATTAGTAACGATAATATAACATGAAATTAACAACAATTTCTCAAAACATCTAAATCACCCACTAGAGAAAAGAAAGTCATAATACGAAAATTAGCCATGGTAAAGAAAGAGAGAATTATGaacaattgaaaatattttaaattcaacaaagttttatttgtttttaattttaaatagttttaataatCATTACATTGAATACATATTAAATGAACTTGAAAACCCTTAATGACGGTTAGTCTATCACTAGAATCAATCCACGCATTAAATTCGGTAccgtttcttttcttattttttttgtttgctaTTTTCGAAATGATAATAGGACATATAAATAATGTTTCTTAACCTTGGGTTATTTTCTAACTAATTATAGGTCAAGATaggataaagtaaaaaaaaaatacattaataaatattcaaaagacatgattcatattttaagttgttgatagtttatttttacatattattgaacaaaaataacagcagtcttcttttcttaaattttaaaaacaataatgaaaagagtaaatatgttaaactaaaagtaatgtttaactaatatttttttcgttaggaaaaaagtatgaaaaaagaaatgtaatatatatatatatatatatatatatatatataatgttaaaaaaatcacatggaattaataagtattttttcattaaaaaaataaagagatatccccttgtatatgtttaattttagagttttatttGAGACCAATGGTATAATTGTCAAATACCTAATGATACTCAATTATtgattcataagattagtaagatgGTATAATTTATAGTTTAGTCCAAAATATATGGGAAATTCTTATTATTCCTATAGCTCATTTTATATTCACGTGTTTACACTGGTggaaagaatttaaaatttttaaattgaagaaataaacaaattttatatgataaaattttcaaatattataacgtgataataataagaataacttgaacctgagagtaaagttttaaaaaatttactaaGAGTATAAAAcatataagaagaaaaaacaaaaataatgtctattatcaaaataatatttaaattattaatttcatatatactatattaacagttaattagttttaaacaattaaacatacaAAGATATCCCTCCAAATGGAGAAAATTTAAACAATGACCTTCAAATACCACTTATCTAAAAGAGATACACTAGTCTAATGTGTAGCATCTCTAAATCTCCCAAACTCTTAGGATTGcacatatttaataacaatattaaaatattatgaagTCTCACACCCCCTCGACATTTTATGGTATACTATATTAGGATATGCAGTTAACTGTTACTACGGAGCATATAAATTAGTAACGATAATATAACATGAAATTAACAACAATTTCTCAAAACATCTAGATCACCCACTAGAGAAAAGAAAGTCATAATACGAAAATTAGCCATGGTAAAGAAAGAGAGAATTATGaacaattgaaaatattttaaattcaacaaagttttatttgtttttaattttaaatagttttaataatCATTACATTGAATACATATTAAATGAACTTGAAAACCCTTAATGACGGTTAGTCTATCACTAGAATCAATCCACGCATTAAATTCGGTActgtttcttttcttatttttttgtttgctaTTTTCGAAATGATAATAGGACATATAAATAATGTTTCTTAACCTTGGGTTATTTTCTAACTAATTATAGGTCAAGATaggataaagtaaaaaaaaaatacattaataaatattcaaaagacatgattcatattttaagttgttgatagtttatttttacatattattgaacaaaaataacagcggtcttcttttcttaaattttaaaaacaataatgaaaagagtaaatatgttaaactaaaagtaatgtttaactaatatttttttagttagaaaaaaatatgaaaaaagaaatgtaatatatatatatatatatatatatatatatatatatatatatatatatatatatatatagatatatatataatgttaaaaaaatcacattgaattaataagtattttttcattaaaaaataaagagatatccccttgtatatgtttaattttagagttttatttGAGACCAATGGTATAATTGTCAAATACCTAATGATACTCAATTATtgattcataagattagtaagatgGTATAATTTATAGTTTAGTCCAAAATATATGGGAAATTCTTATTATTCCTATAGCTCATTTTATATTCACGTGTTTACATTGgtgaaaagaatttaaaatttttaaattgaagaaataaacaaattttatatgataaaattttcaaatattataacgtgataataataagaataacttgaacctgagagtaaagttttaaaaaatttactaagagtaaaaaacatataagaagaaaaaacaaaaataatgtctattatcaaaataatatttaaattattaatttcatatatactatattaacagttaattaattttaaacaattaaacatacaAAGATATCCCTCCAAATGGAGAAAATTTAAACAATGACCTTCAAATACCACTTATCTAAAAGAGATACACTAGTCTAATGTGTAGCATCTCTAAATCTCCCAAACTCTTAGGATTGcacatatttaataacaatattaaaatattatgaagTCTCACACCCCCTCGACATTTTATGGTATACTATATTAGGATATGCAGTTAACTGTTACTACGAAGCATATAAATTAGTAA encodes the following:
- the LOC131642722 gene encoding uncharacterized protein LOC131642722, which codes for MVMDSIIHDSQTAFMTGRSIHDNILMTHELIRGYNRKHISPRCTIQIDLQKAYDTVCWDALETIMAELSFPNQFIEWIMLAVRSVSYRYLVNGQVSDILKAKRGLRQGDPVSPLLFVLVMEYLHRCMMELKENKDFKYHPRCAKLNITNICFADDLMLFARGDVLSVKTMMCTFNKFSEETGLKANPDKCKVFFGGTDYDIQHAIRVATGCVEGTLPIRYLGVPLTSRKLSVIQCQPLIDKMVERIQHWSVKFLSYAGRQQLVQSVLMSISSYWMSVFPLPKKIIQKIEALCRNFLWSAKTDGRKALVAWEHLCEPRNAGGLNFKKLLFWNRATIMKLLWNIHNKNDKLWIRWLDIYFMKGNPILTWPVKHTSSWMMNCVLKCRIYTHNNEAWESANTMKRFDTATVYRSICGESNKVPWKHLFYQNHARPRAKFILWLALWGRLGTKDRLEKIGINHDKHCCFCLQHETINHLFFDCAFTGFVWRNLLSWNGYLRQVADWDKEKKWLFAELGKKGWRREFLRVTLTETVYHIWKDRNEILFKDRSPNLDVIRRIIDSVISRCLLARNLQNHINASRDSIS